A genomic window from Haladaptatus caseinilyticus includes:
- the lipA gene encoding lipoyl synthase — translation MSGRRKPDWLKMRPPSGQEFTGIKQTLREHDLHTVCEEANCPNLGECWSGGGSDGGGTATFMLMGHKCTRNCGFCDVDTGGGEPLDPDEPANVASAIAKIGLDYVVLTSVDRDDLEGQGAEHFAQTIREIKKRHPGILVEVLIPDFQGEDELVRKIIDAEPDVIAHNVETVERLQRHVRDPRAGYEQSLGVLEQVKRESDIYTKTSLMLGLGEYDHEVYQALSDLRETDVDIVTLGQYLQPSRAHLDVEEYVHPAKFETWRHVAEDELAFLYCASGPMVRSSYKAGELFVDAILRDGKSVEQARREARRASV, via the coding sequence ATGAGTGGGCGGCGCAAACCCGACTGGCTGAAGATGCGGCCTCCGTCGGGTCAGGAGTTTACGGGAATCAAGCAGACGCTCCGCGAGCACGACTTACACACCGTCTGCGAGGAAGCGAACTGTCCAAACCTCGGCGAATGTTGGAGCGGCGGAGGATCGGACGGCGGGGGGACTGCCACGTTCATGCTGATGGGTCACAAATGCACCCGAAATTGTGGGTTCTGTGACGTTGATACGGGCGGCGGCGAGCCGCTCGACCCCGACGAACCGGCGAACGTAGCGAGCGCCATCGCGAAGATCGGTCTCGATTATGTGGTTCTCACCTCGGTTGACCGAGACGACCTCGAAGGGCAGGGTGCAGAACACTTCGCACAAACGATTCGAGAAATCAAAAAACGACACCCGGGTATCCTCGTGGAGGTGCTGATTCCGGACTTCCAGGGCGAAGACGAGTTAGTTCGGAAGATTATTGACGCGGAACCGGACGTTATCGCGCATAACGTCGAAACGGTCGAACGACTACAGCGGCACGTTCGTGATCCACGTGCGGGATACGAACAGAGTCTTGGCGTGCTCGAACAAGTCAAACGCGAGTCCGACATCTACACGAAAACGAGTCTGATGTTGGGCCTCGGCGAATACGACCACGAGGTGTATCAGGCGCTTTCCGACCTTCGTGAGACGGACGTCGATATCGTGACGCTCGGGCAGTATCTCCAACCGTCACGAGCGCATCTCGATGTCGAAGAGTACGTTCACCCCGCGAAGTTCGAGACGTGGCGACATGTCGCCGAGGACGAATTGGCCTTCCTGTACTGTGCCAGCGGACCGATGGTTCGCTCGTCGTACAAGGCAGGCGAACTGTTCGTCGATGCCATCCTCCGGGACGGGAAAAGTGTCGAGCAGGCACGGCGGGAAGCGCGCCGCGCGTCGGTCTGA